CCACCCAAACCTCCTTCCGTTCCCATTGTCTCCTTCCCTTTTGCCTTTCAACAAAGTGCTAATGCTAACCAGTCCAATCATTTGTTTTCTTAGCCCAGAAGAAATTCTTCAAACGAAACCGAAAGTTACGAGGAAAGGACACGGACGGTCACGGTAGCTTGAGCTCGCCACGGGCGCTCCAACCGGAGAAGACGGCGTAACCACGGTAACGCGACAAGCTCTCCCGCGCTGCCACCTGTCCGCTGAAACCATCTCTAACGGTCAATCACCCCTCCACTGCCCGCCACACCCGGGCCCCCACGCTCACCCCCCGCACCGGATCCCGCCACCacctcgccgcggcgcgccggcaCCCCACCTCCCCGCCGACGCGCCGCGCCCCCGAGCGCCCGAGCGAGCCGCCGGGGCCGATCTGCACCCCCCGTCCGATGCGCCGCCCCAATGCCCGCGGCGAGCCCAAGGAACAAACCCTAgctcccgccccctcccccgccgccccgATCAAGATGGGCTCCCAGCGGCGGCAGCCCAgcagctcccgccgccgcgtcacCGGCGCcctcgcgctcctcgccgcgtcCGCGCTctccctgctcctcctcgcgtCCCGCTCGGTACCCCCGAGGTACGGCGTCATCATCGACGCCGGCAGCACGGGGAGCCGCGTCCACGTCATCGCCTACCGCACCGGTCCGGGCCGGGGCTTGCCCCCGCAGCTGGACTGGGCGCGCACGGCCTCGCTGAAGGCGAACCCGGGGCTGTCGTCCTTCGCGGCGGATCCCGACGGCGCGGGGCTGTCGCTGGCCCCGCTGGTGGATTTTGCGCGGCGCCGCGTGCCGCGGGAGAGGTGGGCGGACACCGAGGTGCGGCTCATGGCCACTGCAGGGCTCCGGCTTCTCGATGCCGCGGTGGCGGAGTCCGTTCTGGAGTCATGCAGGGGCGTGCTTCGCCAATCAGGGTTCCTGTTTCAGGACAAATGGGCCACCGTGATCTCAGGCATGTTGCATAGTAAATTGCTCAGCTTTTATCTAATTTTGGTTCTATGTGACGGAAATGTGTTGAATTGGAGCTCTTGCATGCAATGGATCAGTATAGCTGGAAGTACATCCGCTGAATTTGGGAGCTTGCATTTCAGTACAATTGGACGCAGTTGTGTTGAATTGGTGCAGTGCACGTTTTGTTGAATTGAATTTTGTGTCTTCACTAAGCTGACCATGTGAGTACATCAAAATGCTGTGTAGGGGCTGAGGAAGGGATATACGCGTGGGTTGCAGCAAATTATGCATTGGGGACACTAGGCGGTGATCCACACGACACCACTGGGATAATTGAGCTTGGTGGGGCTTCTGTTCAGGTTCCGTGTATTGCTTTCATACTAAGGAATGGATCCTCCTACACTGACATTTTGTGAGGTCTTTACTTGATTCCTATTTGTGATCAAACAGGTGACTTTTGTTACGGGTGAGCCTTTGCCTCCGGAATTCTCTCATGTGCTTAAGTTTGGTGATGTCTCATATAATCTGTACAGCAACAGCTTTTTGCAACTTGGTCTGGTGAGTTGTGTGCATAAATATGGATCTTTTCTGTCCATTATCTGTTATGAACTTATGATCATTTTCTTAAATTGCATATTGCAAAGTTTCACAGAAGTATAGAACAACCTGCACCTTACCCACGACACACTTTATGTTCTTTTAAGTGCACCTTTGCTATTATTTTGTAAGTTCTGAATGTTTTCTCTGATTCTGTCTGCAGAATGTAGCATACGAGTCACTCCATGACTTGCTCAGCTCACCTGGCCTTAAATCAAGTAAGTCAATTGGTTCAATTCGTATTTACCTTTCCAATGTGAAATAACAAAGTAGCACACAAGTATAGGCTGTTTGAACTCCATTCAGTTATAATCCTTTTTTTTATGGTAACCAGAGGAGAGCAACACGAACACACAAACACCAGCACAACATAATCACTAAAATACACTCACAGACAGAGGAAGACATCAAAgaaccacacacacacacaccagaAATATACTTTATTATACTTGATAACTTTTTAGCATGACACATTGCTcatgtttatttttttcttttttaaatgtctcttg
The genomic region above belongs to Setaria italica strain Yugu1 chromosome VI, Setaria_italica_v2.0, whole genome shotgun sequence and contains:
- the LOC101772875 gene encoding probable apyrase 6 isoform X2, whose amino-acid sequence is MRRPNARGEPKEQTLAPAPSPAAPIKMGSQRRQPSSSRRRVTGALALLAASALSLLLLASRSVPPRYGVIIDAGSTGSRVHVIAYRTGPGRGLPPQLDWARTASLKANPGLSSFAADPDGAGLSLAPLVDFARRRVPRERWADTEVRLMATAGLRLLDAAVAESVLESCRGVLRQSGFLFQDKWATVISGAEEGIYAWVAANYALGTLGGDPHDTTGIIELGGASVQVTFVTGEPLPPEFSHVLKFGDVSYNLYSNSFLQLGLNVAYESLHDLLSSPGLKSMATHLITQTKYKDPCTPRGFTSMVGSVKLPVSVLDPKVGYRPFAHAVGNFSECRSAALTLLQKGKDGCAYHECRLGAAFVPELEGKFLATENFYHTSKFFGLHSKSFLSDLMVAGEKFCHGDWSKIKKKYSSFDEGELLLFCFSSAYIIALLHDSLKMPLDHKRIDVVNQIHGVPVDWALGAFIVQTALNRTDILHPEVEKASAEDDLRHGERPVHHNQGQPMSFARRRWEWVDFLQRSTSNRVCRFS
- the LOC101772875 gene encoding probable apyrase 5 isoform X1, with amino-acid sequence MRRPNARGEPKEQTLAPAPSPAAPIKMGSQRRQPSSSRRRVTGALALLAASALSLLLLASRSVPPRYGVIIDAGSTGSRVHVIAYRTGPGRGLPPQLDWARTASLKANPGLSSFAADPDGAGLSLAPLVDFARRRVPRERWADTEVRLMATAGLRLLDAAVAESVLESCRGVLRQSGFLFQDKWATVISGAEEGIYAWVAANYALGTLGGDPHDTTGIIELGGASVQVTFVTGEPLPPEFSHVLKFGDVSYNLYSNSFLQLGLNVAYESLHDLLSSPGLKSMATHLITQTKYKDPCTPRGFTSMVGSVKLPVSVLDPKVGYRPFAHAVGNFSECRSAALTLLQKGKDGCAYHECRLGAAFVPELEGKFLATENFYHTSKFFGLHSKSFLSDLMVAGEKFCHGDWSKIKKKYSSFDEGELLLFCFSSAYIIALLHDSLKMPLDHKRIDVVNQIHGVPVDWALGAFIVQTALNRTDCGCIYSILHPEVEKASAEDDLRHGERPVHHNQGQPMSFARRRWEWVDFLQRSTSNRVCRFS